A section of the Spirosoma pollinicola genome encodes:
- a CDS encoding riboflavin synthase has protein sequence MFTGIVESTGTVSGIDAEGTNLTFRIESALAPELKIDQSVSHNGVCLTVTSIADGSYTVTAVDETLKKTNLGKLAPGDWVNLERCMPANGRFDGHIVQGHVDQTAICTNVQDMNGSWLFDFQYDAGTDPANQNVTVEKGSICINGVSLTVFNSEIDRFRVTIIPYTYEHTSFRNLKVGDVVNLEFDIVGKYLKKMLAGYR, from the coding sequence ATGTTCACAGGCATTGTTGAAAGCACCGGTACCGTATCGGGTATTGACGCAGAGGGTACGAATCTGACATTTCGAATTGAGTCGGCGTTGGCGCCGGAATTGAAAATTGACCAGAGTGTCAGTCACAATGGGGTTTGCCTTACCGTTACGAGTATTGCCGACGGGAGTTATACGGTAACGGCTGTTGATGAAACTCTCAAAAAAACGAATCTGGGTAAACTAGCCCCCGGCGATTGGGTCAATCTTGAACGTTGTATGCCTGCCAATGGTCGCTTTGATGGCCATATTGTGCAGGGGCATGTCGATCAAACAGCCATCTGTACTAATGTGCAGGATATGAACGGTAGCTGGTTGTTCGATTTTCAGTATGATGCGGGCACTGACCCGGCTAACCAGAATGTAACCGTCGAAAAAGGGTCTATTTGTATCAATGGAGTCAGTTTAACCGTTTTTAATTCAGAAATTGACCGTTTCCGGGTGACGATTATCCCGTATACCTACGAACACACCAGTTTCCGGAACCTGAAAGTGGGTGATGTCGTCAATCTAGAGTTCGACATTGTGGGCAAATACCTTAAAAAAATGTTGGCGGGCTATCGGTAG